In Paenibacillus sp. G2S3, a single window of DNA contains:
- a CDS encoding anti-sigma factor: MSADRKEMCEDLSMYVLGGLDKKEREAFEEHLKLCPDCQQEAAEMTELVNYFPLTTEEVEPPKGMKSRILTHVLQSSIEPKQEGNETEVSDLTVNHEPERSVRQRKGRIYTILSVASIVLLITTSVLAVRLNVLNEDKSNLLAEVEKLRGQLALSNEPATGLQVHNVVSLKPTVKDLVAQGTAMIVIDSKGTHLIVQAEKLPELKDDEAFQVWLLKGGKPVNAGTFLTRDGTGALYYTFSPDDYDTIAITQEPDANGKEPRGNIVLAAEI, encoded by the coding sequence ATGAGCGCAGATCGTAAGGAGATGTGTGAGGATTTGAGCATGTATGTGCTAGGAGGATTGGACAAAAAGGAACGCGAAGCCTTTGAAGAGCATTTGAAGCTTTGTCCTGATTGCCAACAGGAAGCTGCTGAAATGACGGAACTTGTGAATTATTTTCCTCTTACCACAGAAGAGGTTGAGCCTCCTAAGGGAATGAAATCCCGCATCCTTACTCATGTCCTCCAATCTTCTATAGAGCCGAAACAGGAAGGAAATGAAACAGAAGTCTCTGACCTTACGGTAAATCATGAGCCTGAGAGAAGCGTTCGTCAACGTAAAGGGAGAATATACACTATATTAAGCGTGGCTTCTATCGTTCTTTTAATCACAACAAGTGTACTGGCTGTAAGGTTAAATGTGCTAAATGAGGATAAAAGCAATCTGCTTGCTGAGGTAGAGAAGCTGCGAGGTCAACTTGCGTTAAGTAATGAACCTGCGACCGGTCTTCAAGTCCATAATGTGGTGTCATTAAAACCAACGGTAAAGGATTTGGTTGCCCAAGGGACAGCGATGATCGTTATCGATAGCAAAGGAACGCATCTGATTGTGCAGGCGGAGAAGCTGCCTGAGCTGAAGGATGATGAAGCTTTTCAGGTATGGCTGCTCAAAGGTGGCAAACCGGTTAATGCGGGCACATTTCTCACTCGGGATGGAACAGGAGCACTTTATTATACGTTCTCACCTGATGATTATGATACCATTGCGATCACGCAAGAGCCTGACGCGAACGGTAAGGAACCTCGTGGAAACATAGTGCTAGCTGCGGAAATTTAA